A part of Methanothermobacter sp. genomic DNA contains:
- a CDS encoding diacylglycerol/polyprenol kinase family protein encodes MRYRREFFRQIIHAAGIVFVILAGYLGSLPMVALSLVAALMGELIFQLDRRFTLPFFSYVLRSCRRDDTERGFIYYFLGMALTYTLFGFNISVASASVIILTLGDSLSTIIGREYGSHPLPFNPDKSIEGSAAFLLAGFLGALFFLDPITALTGAIAGMLVEAYTPVEDNITIPIGAGAMMLLLVH; translated from the coding sequence TTGAGGTACCGAAGGGAGTTCTTCAGGCAGATCATACATGCAGCAGGCATAGTGTTCGTGATCCTTGCAGGCTACCTTGGCTCCCTCCCCATGGTGGCCCTCTCCCTTGTAGCAGCACTCATGGGTGAGTTGATATTTCAGCTTGACAGGAGGTTCACCCTCCCCTTCTTCTCCTATGTTCTCAGGAGCTGCCGGAGGGATGATACCGAGAGGGGCTTCATCTACTACTTTCTGGGAATGGCCCTCACATATACCCTCTTTGGTTTTAACATTTCAGTGGCCAGTGCCTCAGTTATAATACTCACCCTGGGTGACTCACTCTCCACAATCATCGGCAGGGAGTATGGTTCACATCCCCTCCCCTTTAACCCTGATAAGAGCATTGAGGGTTCAGCAGCCTTCCTTTTAGCAGGGTTCCTGGGGGCCCTCTTTTTCCTTGACCCCATAACCGCACTCACAGGGGCTATTGCAGGCATGCTGGTGGAGGCCTACACCCCGGTTGAGGATAACATAACCATTCCCATCGGTGCCGGGGCTATGATGCTGCTCCTCGTCCACTGA
- the purL gene encoding phosphoribosylformylglycinamidine synthase subunit PurL — MVLTDSEIEFIRKELGRDPNPLEYGMLDVMFSEHCSYKSSRPVLGLFPTEGEGVIIGPGDDAGVVEVTDELAMAIGIESHNHPSAIEPYGGAGTGIGGILRDIISMGAMPIALLDSLRFGYLEDQKSRYLFEHVVKGISDYGNRVGVPTVAGEVEFDDNFQLNPLVNVMCAGLVRKDEIKRGIAPRPGDVFLLMGGRTGRDGIHGVTFASEELTSSSELEDRPAVQVGDPFTKKMVMEASFEIMEKIEVSGVKDLGGGGLTCCISELVAKCDNGARVNLEAIPLREEGMTPYEIMLSESQERMIFVLSPDRVDEAMEICRKYELPAAVIGEVTDTGRMIVESEGKVIADLPAKLLADPPVIEREAKKPDLPEGQVEVKHPPLNEALLKLLSSPNIASKRWVYRQYDHEVQIRTVVKPGDDAAVLRIDDETGVALTVDCNSIHTKLDPYGGGAASVGEAIRNVVSMGAWPLCIVDCLNFGNPEKPEVFWQFRECVRGMADMAETFSTPVISGNVSFYNETEGVTVNPSPVVGVAGRLPLDSIKTMDFKAEGEKILVIGDTKPELGASEYLRTVHGIVDGKPPETDLRAEFDAANSVRKMIERFGDQVTAVHDCSAGGIGVAVAEMTIKSGIGATIDTGKIPGSFSNIHEALFAESNGRYILTLTGSVEEIIQEIEVPCAVIGTTGGSTLKFDDVALDVSEIYDAYHGVIEAYMST, encoded by the coding sequence ATGGTTTTAACAGATTCAGAGATTGAATTCATAAGAAAAGAACTTGGGAGGGATCCTAATCCCCTCGAATACGGGATGCTGGATGTGATGTTCTCTGAGCACTGCTCATACAAGAGCAGCCGCCCGGTCCTCGGCCTCTTCCCAACCGAGGGTGAGGGGGTAATCATAGGCCCCGGTGATGACGCCGGTGTGGTTGAGGTCACCGATGAGCTGGCCATGGCCATTGGAATTGAGAGCCACAACCACCCATCTGCGATAGAACCATATGGGGGTGCAGGTACCGGTATAGGCGGGATTCTGAGGGATATAATCTCAATGGGCGCCATGCCCATAGCCCTCCTTGACTCACTTCGATTCGGATACCTTGAGGACCAGAAATCAAGGTACCTCTTTGAACATGTGGTTAAGGGTATATCCGACTACGGGAACCGTGTGGGGGTTCCAACCGTCGCAGGCGAGGTTGAATTTGATGATAACTTCCAGCTGAACCCCCTGGTGAATGTTATGTGCGCAGGCCTTGTGCGCAAGGATGAGATAAAACGGGGGATAGCCCCGCGGCCAGGCGATGTATTTCTCCTCATGGGGGGTAGAACAGGCAGGGATGGAATTCATGGCGTAACCTTCGCATCTGAGGAACTCACAAGTTCATCTGAACTGGAGGACCGACCAGCGGTTCAGGTCGGCGACCCCTTCACCAAGAAGATGGTGATGGAGGCAAGCTTTGAGATAATGGAGAAAATAGAGGTTTCAGGCGTGAAGGACCTCGGGGGCGGAGGTTTAACGTGCTGCATCTCTGAACTCGTGGCCAAGTGTGATAACGGTGCAAGGGTCAACCTGGAGGCGATACCTCTCAGAGAGGAGGGAATGACACCCTATGAGATAATGCTCTCAGAGTCGCAGGAGCGCATGATCTTTGTTCTCAGCCCTGACAGGGTTGATGAGGCAATGGAGATCTGCAGGAAATATGAGCTCCCAGCCGCGGTCATAGGGGAGGTTACAGATACCGGGAGGATGATCGTTGAAAGCGAAGGGAAAGTTATAGCGGACCTGCCAGCAAAGCTCCTCGCGGATCCACCTGTAATTGAAAGGGAGGCAAAAAAACCAGATCTACCTGAGGGGCAAGTGGAGGTCAAGCACCCCCCTCTCAATGAAGCGCTCCTTAAACTCCTTTCATCACCTAACATTGCAAGCAAGAGGTGGGTTTACCGCCAGTACGACCATGAGGTTCAGATAAGGACCGTTGTGAAACCTGGTGATGATGCAGCGGTCCTCAGGATCGACGATGAGACTGGAGTTGCACTCACCGTTGACTGCAACAGCATCCACACAAAGCTGGACCCATACGGTGGCGGCGCAGCCTCTGTTGGGGAGGCAATAAGGAACGTTGTTTCAATGGGCGCCTGGCCACTCTGCATAGTGGACTGCCTCAACTTCGGAAACCCGGAGAAACCGGAGGTTTTCTGGCAGTTCAGGGAATGTGTGAGGGGAATGGCTGACATGGCAGAGACCTTCAGCACGCCGGTAATAAGCGGTAACGTGAGCTTCTACAATGAAACCGAGGGGGTCACAGTGAACCCATCCCCCGTGGTTGGAGTCGCAGGGAGGCTACCACTTGATAGCATAAAGACAATGGACTTCAAGGCCGAGGGCGAGAAGATACTCGTCATCGGGGATACAAAACCTGAACTGGGCGCCTCAGAGTACCTCAGGACAGTTCATGGCATTGTTGATGGTAAGCCACCCGAAACAGATCTCAGGGCAGAATTTGACGCTGCAAACTCAGTCAGGAAGATGATTGAAAGATTCGGGGATCAGGTAACGGCAGTCCATGACTGTTCAGCAGGTGGTATAGGGGTTGCAGTCGCTGAGATGACCATAAAGTCTGGTATCGGGGCAACCATAGACACAGGGAAGATCCCTGGAAGCTTCAGTAACATCCATGAGGCCCTATTCGCTGAATCAAATGGAAGGTACATCCTAACCCTGACGGGATCCGTGGAGGAGATAATCCAGGAAATTGAAGTGCCCTGTGCTGTCATAGGAACCACTGGTGGTAGCACCCTGAAATTTGATGATGTGGCACTGGATGTATCTGAAATTTATGATGCCTACCATGGGGTTATTGAGGCATACATGTCCACATAG
- the ileS gene encoding isoleucine--tRNA ligase: protein MPIQEAEKSYKPHVIEEKVQSFWEERDIYERVKELRENGPRYSFLDGPPYCSGRIHLGTAWNKIMKDSYLRFKSMKGFNVRRQPGWDTHGLPIEHKVEGILGVRSKKDIEDKIGIEEFVRKCREFALENKAVMTSQFQRLGVWMDWDDPYVTFDPAYMESCWWTLKRAHEKDLLLRDLRVITWCPRCETALALAEIDYHEKEDPSIYVKFPVSGDTYILVWTTTPWTLPANMAVAVHPEFDYAYARLHGETYIMAEALVEKVLGEEAEIIKTVRGSELEGLTYRHPLDEEVPCHRDMEHRVILGDHVTLTEGTGCVHTAPGHGPEDFEIGKEYGLPVFCPVDEAGLFTEEAGKYNGKFVKDADSDIIDDLRSKNLLLRAETISHRYGFCWRCKTPIIYLATEQWFLKITEIKDKMLSELDRVQWIPSWAGESRFRNWIENARDWTISRQRYWGIPIPIWICEDCESIHVVGSIEELRELAVEGQLEGDFIHRPHVDRIILECGRCGGRMRRTPDVLDVWIDSGVAGWAALHYPREKELFSEWFPYDFITEGHDQTRGWFYSQLGCGVIALDETPYRRVLMHGFTLDEEGRKMSKSLGNVVEPEDVIEKYGADVLRFYLLWANKPWEDLKFVWDELKNVNKMFNILWNVYVFATTYMSLDRFQPGDHELEDLHFRDEDRWIISRVNSVALKVTEALDNLHFHRATREIHDFIVEDLSRWYIRLIRSRTWIERDDPDKLAAYHSLYTALKTLIVTLSPIAPHICEDIYQNLVRGAEPDSPESIHMLDWMVSEDAVDGKLEAEMDIVREIIEACARARDTARYKLRWPVREIVVVSEDEKVLEAAESLKGVIAEQANAKSIRTSTEFPDMKIIARPNPATLGPKLRQDMPPVMRKLEEADGAEVKAALESEGSFRVELDGRIIVLEPDDIIFETELPENIVNAQFEGGSVFVDTELTPEIMSEAMARELVRRIQDMRKDLDLDVEARIEVSVKCSPEFRELTEPQREFVENEVRASHLSFDYTELEYTKEWKISDENLIISIKPSDKV from the coding sequence ATGCCAATCCAGGAAGCCGAAAAATCCTACAAGCCCCATGTGATAGAGGAAAAGGTTCAGAGTTTCTGGGAAGAAAGGGATATCTATGAACGCGTGAAGGAACTGAGGGAGAATGGTCCAAGGTATTCATTCCTGGACGGCCCACCCTACTGCAGCGGAAGAATCCACCTTGGAACAGCATGGAACAAGATAATGAAGGACTCGTACCTCCGCTTCAAATCAATGAAGGGTTTCAATGTCAGGAGGCAGCCTGGATGGGACACCCATGGTCTCCCAATAGAACACAAGGTTGAGGGGATCCTGGGTGTCAGGAGCAAAAAGGACATTGAGGATAAGATCGGTATAGAGGAATTTGTCAGGAAGTGCAGGGAATTTGCTTTGGAAAACAAGGCTGTTATGACATCCCAGTTCCAGCGCCTCGGGGTCTGGATGGACTGGGATGATCCCTACGTGACCTTTGACCCCGCCTACATGGAATCATGCTGGTGGACCCTGAAGAGGGCCCATGAGAAGGACCTCCTTTTAAGGGATCTCAGGGTGATAACGTGGTGTCCCCGCTGTGAAACAGCCCTGGCACTTGCAGAGATAGACTACCATGAGAAGGAGGACCCCTCCATCTACGTGAAGTTCCCAGTCTCAGGGGACACATATATACTGGTATGGACAACAACCCCCTGGACCCTCCCTGCGAACATGGCCGTCGCCGTCCACCCTGAGTTTGACTATGCCTACGCCCGTCTCCATGGGGAAACCTACATAATGGCAGAGGCACTCGTTGAGAAGGTCCTCGGGGAGGAGGCGGAGATTATAAAGACCGTCAGGGGATCTGAACTTGAGGGCCTCACCTACAGGCACCCCCTGGATGAGGAGGTGCCATGCCACAGGGACATGGAGCACAGGGTCATCCTGGGGGACCACGTGACACTCACAGAGGGTACAGGGTGCGTGCACACAGCCCCCGGTCACGGTCCAGAGGACTTCGAGATAGGTAAAGAATATGGCCTCCCCGTATTCTGCCCTGTGGACGAGGCAGGACTCTTCACTGAGGAAGCAGGGAAATATAATGGTAAATTTGTTAAGGACGCTGATTCTGACATAATAGATGACCTCAGATCAAAGAACCTCCTCCTGAGGGCAGAGACCATCAGTCACAGGTACGGGTTCTGCTGGAGATGCAAGACACCCATAATCTACCTTGCCACAGAGCAGTGGTTCCTCAAGATAACAGAGATAAAGGATAAAATGCTCAGTGAACTTGACAGGGTACAGTGGATCCCGTCATGGGCAGGGGAGAGCAGGTTCAGGAACTGGATAGAGAATGCGAGGGACTGGACCATCTCAAGGCAGCGTTACTGGGGGATACCCATCCCCATATGGATCTGCGAGGACTGTGAAAGCATACACGTTGTTGGATCAATAGAGGAGCTCAGGGAGCTGGCTGTTGAGGGTCAGCTTGAGGGGGACTTCATCCACAGGCCCCACGTGGACAGGATAATACTCGAGTGCGGCAGATGCGGGGGCAGGATGAGGAGAACACCCGACGTCCTGGACGTCTGGATAGACTCAGGGGTTGCAGGGTGGGCAGCCCTGCACTACCCCAGAGAGAAGGAACTCTTCAGTGAATGGTTCCCCTACGACTTCATAACCGAGGGACATGACCAGACAAGAGGCTGGTTCTACTCACAGCTTGGCTGTGGTGTGATAGCACTCGATGAGACGCCCTACCGGCGGGTGCTCATGCACGGTTTCACCCTTGATGAAGAGGGCAGGAAGATGAGCAAGTCCCTGGGGAACGTGGTTGAACCTGAGGATGTCATAGAGAAGTACGGGGCAGACGTCCTGAGGTTCTACCTTCTATGGGCCAACAAGCCATGGGAGGACCTTAAATTCGTATGGGACGAACTTAAGAATGTTAACAAGATGTTCAACATACTCTGGAATGTCTACGTCTTTGCAACAACCTACATGTCCCTTGACAGATTCCAGCCAGGTGACCATGAACTGGAGGACCTCCACTTCAGGGATGAGGATCGATGGATAATCTCAAGGGTTAACTCTGTGGCCCTGAAGGTGACAGAGGCCCTAGATAACCTCCACTTCCACAGGGCAACCCGTGAAATTCACGACTTCATAGTGGAGGACCTCAGCCGCTGGTACATAAGGCTCATAAGGAGCCGCACATGGATAGAGAGGGACGACCCAGACAAGCTGGCAGCCTACCACAGCCTCTACACAGCCCTCAAGACACTGATAGTGACACTCTCACCCATAGCACCCCACATATGCGAGGACATCTACCAGAACCTTGTGAGGGGGGCTGAACCCGACTCACCTGAGAGCATACACATGCTGGACTGGATGGTGAGTGAGGATGCGGTGGACGGCAAACTCGAGGCGGAGATGGACATCGTCCGCGAGATAATAGAGGCCTGTGCAAGGGCAAGGGACACTGCAAGGTACAAGCTGAGATGGCCTGTAAGGGAGATAGTTGTGGTATCAGAGGATGAGAAGGTTCTGGAGGCCGCTGAATCCCTCAAAGGGGTTATAGCGGAACAGGCCAACGCCAAGTCCATCAGGACTTCAACCGAATTCCCTGATATGAAGATAATAGCTAGACCAAACCCCGCAACCCTGGGTCCAAAGCTCAGGCAGGACATGCCACCTGTCATGAGAAAACTTGAGGAGGCGGATGGCGCTGAGGTTAAAGCCGCACTGGAATCAGAGGGAAGCTTCAGGGTTGAACTGGACGGTAGAATAATCGTCCTGGAACCCGATGATATAATATTTGAGACAGAGCTCCCTGAGAACATCGTGAATGCACAGTTCGAGGGCGGAAGTGTATTCGTTGACACGGAACTCACACCTGAGATAATGAGTGAGGCAATGGCCCGCGAACTTGTAAGGAGGATCCAGGATATGAGGAAGGACCTTGACCTGGACGTTGAGGCCAGGATAGAGGTTTCAGTGAAATGCAGCCCAGAATTCAGGGAACTGACCGAGCCCCAGAGGGAATTCGTTGAGAATGAGGTCAGGGCCAGCCATCTCTCCTTTGATTACACCGAACTCGAATACACCAAGGAATGGAAGATATCAGATGAAAACCTTATAATATCCATAAAACCTTCAGATAAGGTGTGA
- a CDS encoding methionine adenosyltransferase gives MRNIIVEPLNQTPIEDQKVEIVERKGIGHPDSISDGIAESVSRALCNAYLDRFGAIMHHNTDEVQITAGESAPQFGGGEVIKPIEILLTGRGIAEVDGEKIGLDRIAISAAKEYLRDSIINLDVETCTVVECKIGHGSGDLRDVFARKGRAPLSNDTSFGVGFAPFSETERIVMETENLLNSPEFKKKYPAVGEDIKVMGLRENDNITLTVACAMVDRYVSDLEEYLEIKNVVKDEVFKLASGITERNLEVFVNTADRCEDDEPSVYITVTGTSAEMGDDGSVGRGNRANGLITPNRPMSMEATSGKNPINHVGKIYNLLSNQMAADIVESIEGVKQVHIMILSQIGKPIDHPKAATAQVILEDGYTMDDITGKVSEVMDAWLEDIPSITEMLVKGQLRTF, from the coding sequence GTGAGAAATATTATCGTTGAACCCCTTAACCAGACACCAATCGAGGACCAGAAGGTGGAGATAGTTGAAAGGAAGGGCATAGGACACCCTGACAGTATAAGTGACGGGATCGCTGAATCAGTTAGCAGGGCCCTCTGCAACGCCTACCTTGACAGATTCGGTGCCATAATGCACCATAACACCGACGAGGTACAGATAACAGCCGGAGAATCCGCACCACAGTTTGGAGGCGGTGAAGTCATAAAACCCATAGAGATACTCCTCACAGGAAGGGGCATCGCCGAGGTTGATGGGGAGAAGATAGGCCTTGACAGGATAGCCATATCAGCAGCCAAGGAGTACCTAAGGGACAGCATAATAAACCTTGATGTTGAAACCTGCACCGTGGTGGAGTGCAAGATCGGGCACGGTTCAGGGGACCTCCGGGACGTCTTTGCAAGGAAGGGAAGAGCACCCCTATCAAATGACACATCATTCGGGGTTGGATTCGCACCATTCTCAGAGACCGAGAGAATAGTGATGGAGACAGAGAACCTCCTCAACTCCCCTGAATTCAAGAAGAAATACCCCGCAGTGGGTGAGGACATAAAGGTCATGGGTCTCAGGGAAAACGACAATATAACCCTTACAGTTGCCTGTGCAATGGTGGACAGATACGTATCAGACCTCGAGGAATACCTTGAGATCAAGAATGTGGTGAAGGATGAGGTATTCAAGCTGGCCTCAGGGATCACAGAGAGAAACCTTGAGGTCTTTGTAAATACAGCCGACCGCTGCGAGGACGATGAGCCATCCGTTTACATAACAGTTACAGGGACCTCCGCTGAGATGGGTGATGACGGCTCCGTGGGAAGGGGTAACAGGGCCAACGGCCTCATAACACCCAACAGGCCAATGTCCATGGAGGCAACATCAGGTAAGAACCCCATAAACCATGTGGGTAAGATCTACAATCTGCTCTCAAACCAGATGGCCGCAGACATAGTTGAAAGCATCGAGGGCGTTAAACAGGTCCATATAATGATACTCAGCCAGATAGGAAAGCCAATTGACCACCCCAAGGCCGCCACAGCCCAGGTGATCCTTGAGGACGGCTACACCATGGATGATATCACAGGAAAGGTTTCGGAAGTAATGGACGCATGGCTCGAGGACATACCAAGCATAACCGAGATGCTGGTCAAGGGCCAGCTCAGGACATTTTAA